A genomic stretch from Natronomonas gomsonensis includes:
- a CDS encoding AAA family ATPase translates to MVEAFAVASGKGGTGKTTSTLALGMALADSYDVTVVDADTGMANLLFHAGLADVETTLHDVLVEGGAPVEAATYERFGMSVVPCGTSLAAFEAADPERLRDAVADLASDTDVLLLDSPATLASKSAVLPIVLADRVVVVLNPTIPAVSDGLKVQEYALSYGSDIAGTLFNRVEGDIGDVAAKADRYFEGPLLASVPETDAAGEARAAGEPLLAHAPDSAAAAAFRKAAASLDPADGDSDAVADRFRTAVIPDPP, encoded by the coding sequence ATGGTCGAGGCGTTCGCGGTGGCCTCCGGAAAGGGCGGCACGGGCAAGACGACGAGCACGCTCGCACTCGGGATGGCGCTGGCCGACTCCTACGACGTGACCGTCGTCGACGCCGACACTGGGATGGCGAACCTGCTGTTTCACGCCGGCCTCGCAGACGTGGAGACGACACTTCACGACGTACTCGTCGAGGGCGGTGCTCCCGTCGAGGCGGCCACCTACGAGCGCTTCGGGATGTCCGTCGTTCCATGCGGGACTTCGCTCGCGGCGTTCGAGGCAGCCGACCCCGAACGACTCCGGGACGCCGTCGCCGACCTCGCGTCCGACACCGACGTACTGCTACTGGACTCGCCGGCGACGCTGGCTTCGAAGAGCGCCGTCTTGCCAATCGTGTTGGCCGACCGGGTCGTCGTCGTCCTCAACCCGACCATCCCGGCGGTGTCGGACGGCCTGAAGGTCCAGGAGTACGCGCTGTCCTACGGGTCGGACATCGCGGGCACGCTGTTCAATCGCGTCGAGGGCGACATCGGCGACGTGGCCGCGAAGGCCGACCGCTACTTCGAGGGACCCCTTCTCGCGTCGGTTCCCGAGACCGACGCCGCCGGAGAGGCCCGTGCCGCCGGCGAGCCGCTGTTGGCTCACGCCCCCGACTCGGCGGCCGCCGCGGCCTTCCGGAAGGCCGCGGCGTCGCTTGACCCCGCCGACGGCGACTCCGATGCCGTCGCCGACCGGTTTCGGACCGCAGTCATCCCCGACCCGCCATGA
- a CDS encoding DUF7095 family protein has protein sequence MSLSREAAVARLRDIVETVQSEPMPVPVREVWVFGDIVLGMDPVERLDVYLTKDLLFKDAPDREEEFEKRLGVSGVGKTVAAVWADEHPEYVRANANGHVAPEKCLAAHLLEDEPVHLEVCNTGFERNVTQRLKGARAREDYTQLLDPRAACLWVDDDEGGQVSEEAFRKLEAGEFVFPTLSASLEMLGLEESEAEAAAEELRAYQASQEGVTVRGDVV, from the coding sequence ATGAGTCTCAGCCGCGAGGCCGCCGTCGCCCGCCTGCGCGACATCGTCGAGACGGTCCAGTCCGAACCCATGCCCGTCCCCGTCAGAGAGGTGTGGGTCTTCGGCGACATCGTGTTGGGGATGGACCCCGTCGAGCGCCTCGACGTGTATCTGACGAAGGATTTGCTGTTCAAGGACGCGCCCGATCGGGAGGAAGAGTTCGAAAAACGCCTCGGCGTCTCCGGCGTCGGCAAGACGGTGGCGGCGGTGTGGGCCGACGAACACCCCGAGTACGTCCGGGCGAACGCCAACGGTCACGTCGCCCCCGAGAAGTGTCTCGCGGCACACCTACTCGAGGACGAACCGGTCCACCTTGAGGTCTGCAACACCGGCTTCGAGCGCAACGTCACCCAGCGGCTCAAGGGCGCTCGCGCGCGTGAGGACTACACCCAACTGCTCGACCCACGGGCGGCGTGTCTGTGGGTCGACGACGACGAGGGCGGGCAGGTCAGCGAGGAGGCGTTCCGCAAATTGGAAGCAGGGGAGTTCGTCTTCCCGACGCTGTCGGCGTCGCTTGAAATGCTCGGGCTCGAGGAGTCGGAAGCCGAGGCGGCGGCCGAGGAACTCCGGGCCTATCAGGCGTCCCAGGAGGGCGTCACCGTTCGCGGCGACGTGGTTTGA
- a CDS encoding DUF4442 domain-containing protein translates to MTESLRTRLARLKFNLFPAYRFGGGRVTYVRHDWQEIHVEVPLSWRTRNYVGTIFGGSLYAAVDPIYMMMLIQTLGEEFTVWDTEAEIDFQKPGESTLSAEMEIPDSELEALRDLDVGESTNRTYEANLVDEDGTVHATVEKTLYVRRDDQ, encoded by the coding sequence ATGACCGAATCCCTCCGGACGCGGTTGGCCCGTCTGAAGTTCAACCTGTTTCCAGCCTACCGATTCGGCGGCGGCCGGGTGACGTACGTCCGGCACGACTGGCAGGAAATCCACGTCGAAGTGCCGCTGTCGTGGCGGACGCGCAACTACGTCGGTACGATTTTCGGCGGGAGTCTCTACGCTGCCGTCGACCCGATTTACATGATGATGCTGATTCAGACGCTCGGCGAGGAGTTCACCGTCTGGGACACCGAGGCCGAAATCGACTTCCAGAAACCGGGGGAGTCGACGCTGTCGGCGGAGATGGAGATTCCCGATTCGGAACTCGAAGCGCTCCGGGACCTTGACGTCGGTGAGTCGACCAACCGAACCTACGAGGCCAATCTCGTCGACGAGGACGGAACGGTCCATGCAACCGTCGAGAAGACCCTGTACGTTCGTCGTGACGACCAGTAA
- the ncsA gene encoding tRNA 2-thiolation protein NcsA: protein MECDKCGDDAVMHAAYSGLHMCEAHFRRSVDSRVRKRIREDSLLSDDATPDDPETWLIGLSGGKDSVVLTHILHDTFAADPRVELVALTIHEGIEGYRDASLDACLELTEDLDIEHEVVSYADEYGLEMDDVADDDPLNMAPCAYCGVFRRDALSQYAESYGADKLLTGHNLDDEAQTAMMNWLSGDVAQMAQHFDASLGSFDDREVDDDPFVPRAKPLRDIPEKEVALYAHLADLPSHMAECPHASEAYRGEIQQYLYDLEADHPGTRHSIMSGYEELARLAAESYRGGDDEPRGECDRCGAPTNNAVCRKCELVDAVGGELASDD from the coding sequence ATGGAGTGCGACAAGTGCGGCGACGACGCGGTGATGCACGCCGCCTACTCGGGGCTACACATGTGTGAAGCCCACTTTCGGCGGTCCGTCGACTCCCGCGTCCGCAAGCGGATTCGGGAGGACAGCCTGCTGTCCGACGACGCCACGCCCGACGACCCCGAGACGTGGCTCATCGGCCTCTCCGGCGGCAAGGACAGCGTCGTGCTCACCCACATTCTCCACGACACCTTCGCGGCGGACCCCCGCGTCGAGTTGGTCGCGCTCACCATCCACGAAGGCATCGAGGGGTATCGGGACGCCTCACTCGACGCCTGTCTGGAACTCACCGAGGACCTCGACATCGAACACGAAGTCGTCTCGTATGCCGACGAATACGGCCTTGAGATGGACGACGTGGCCGATGACGACCCCCTGAACATGGCACCCTGTGCGTACTGTGGGGTGTTCCGTCGGGACGCCCTCTCGCAGTACGCCGAGTCCTACGGCGCCGACAAACTCCTGACGGGCCACAACCTCGACGACGAGGCCCAGACGGCGATGATGAACTGGCTCTCCGGCGACGTGGCACAGATGGCCCAACACTTCGACGCCTCGCTGGGGAGTTTCGACGACCGGGAGGTCGACGACGACCCCTTCGTCCCTCGCGCCAAACCGCTGCGGGACATCCCCGAGAAGGAAGTCGCGCTGTACGCCCACCTCGCGGACCTCCCGAGTCACATGGCGGAGTGTCCCCACGCCAGCGAGGCCTACCGCGGCGAAATCCAGCAGTACCTCTACGACCTCGAAGCCGACCACCCCGGCACGCGACACTCCATCATGTCCGGCTACGAGGAACTGGCTCGACTCGCTGCCGAATCCTACCGCGGCGGCGACGACGAACCGCGTGGGGAGTGTGACCGCTGCGGCGCGCCGACGAACAACGCGGTCTGTCGGAAGTGTGAACTGGTCGATGCCGTCGGCGGCGAGTTGGCGAGCGACGACTGA
- the ftsZ gene encoding cell division protein FtsZ, translating into MQDIVNSALENAEKESRDMDADLDGDGDEFGDPRIVIVGAGGAGNNTVNRLYNIGVDGADTIAINTDKQHLQMVEADTKILVGKSLTNGLGAGGDPSMGERATEMAQGTIKEVLGEADLVFVTAGMGGGTGTGAAPVVSKIAKEQGAIVVGMVSTPFNVERARTVKAEEGLEKLRNEADSIIVLDNNRLLDYVPNLPIGKAFSVMDQIIAETVKGISETITQPSLINLDYADMTSIMGQGGVAVMLVGETQDKNKTKEVVNDAMNHPLLDVDYRGATGGLVHITGGPDLTLKEAEGIAQNITERLEADANVIWGARIQDEYKGKVRVMAIMTGVQSAQILGPTTQKQADASRQAIEGVEEDGEFASSPPEQSANTGSSSDFGVGETDGGRSEVEKNNGLDVIR; encoded by the coding sequence ATGCAGGACATCGTCAACTCCGCGTTGGAGAACGCCGAGAAGGAGTCGCGGGACATGGACGCCGACCTGGACGGGGACGGCGACGAGTTCGGCGACCCGCGCATCGTCATCGTCGGTGCCGGTGGTGCCGGTAACAACACCGTCAACCGACTGTACAACATCGGCGTCGACGGCGCCGACACCATCGCCATCAACACGGACAAACAGCACCTGCAGATGGTGGAAGCCGACACGAAAATCCTCGTCGGCAAGTCCTTGACCAACGGGCTCGGTGCCGGTGGCGACCCATCGATGGGCGAACGCGCCACGGAGATGGCCCAAGGCACCATCAAGGAAGTCCTCGGCGAGGCGGACCTCGTGTTCGTCACCGCCGGCATGGGTGGCGGGACGGGTACCGGTGCGGCGCCGGTCGTCTCGAAAATCGCCAAAGAGCAGGGCGCAATCGTCGTGGGCATGGTCTCGACGCCGTTCAACGTCGAGCGCGCCCGGACGGTGAAAGCCGAGGAAGGGCTGGAGAAACTCCGCAACGAAGCGGACTCCATTATCGTCCTCGACAACAACCGCCTGCTCGACTACGTCCCCAATCTCCCGATTGGCAAGGCGTTCTCGGTGATGGACCAGATTATCGCCGAGACGGTGAAGGGCATCAGCGAGACCATCACCCAGCCGAGCCTCATCAATCTCGACTACGCCGACATGACCTCGATAATGGGTCAGGGCGGCGTCGCGGTCATGTTGGTCGGCGAGACTCAGGACAAAAACAAGACGAAAGAGGTGGTCAACGACGCGATGAACCACCCACTGCTGGACGTGGACTACCGTGGTGCGACCGGCGGGTTGGTCCACATCACTGGCGGCCCCGACCTCACGCTGAAAGAGGCCGAGGGTATCGCCCAGAACATCACCGAGCGACTCGAAGCCGACGCGAACGTCATCTGGGGCGCGCGCATTCAGGACGAGTACAAGGGCAAGGTCCGCGTCATGGCCATCATGACGGGCGTCCAGTCGGCCCAGATTCTCGGCCCGACGACCCAGAAGCAGGCCGACGCCTCCCGGCAAGCCATCGAGGGCGTCGAAGAGGACGGCGAGTTCGCCTCCTCGCCGCCCGAGCAGTCGGCCAACACCGGCAGCTCCAGCGACTTCGGCGTGGGCGAAACCGACGGCGGCCGCTCGGAAGTCGAGAAGAACAACGGACTTGACGTAATCCGATAA
- a CDS encoding ribbon-helix-helix domain-containing protein: MERVTLRIPKQQIEEVERMVDTGEYPNRSEAIRSAVREMLNEQDGEPRDSNRPWAKV, translated from the coding sequence ATGGAGCGTGTGACACTACGGATTCCGAAGCAGCAGATCGAAGAGGTCGAACGCATGGTCGATACGGGGGAGTACCCCAACCGGAGCGAGGCGATTCGCTCGGCCGTGCGCGAGATGTTGAATGAACAAGACGGCGAGCCTCGGGACAGCAACCGCCCGTGGGCGAAGGTGTAG
- a CDS encoding double zinc ribbon domain-containing protein, whose protein sequence is MSKITFRADDDLVRQLEAYDASKSEVMREALRAYLDEGETSVNTTQGGANADSTDSIAEESLDDLIAERVDALIADRLDRSFTPREPQDVNVNITLDGDSAGVSHETGEARKTDEADPENASDAAHDACKQCGEELTQSDVYCPNCGEKASHRVFCECGDEVRSDWAFCPSCGRRTTAADVLGDT, encoded by the coding sequence ATGAGCAAGATTACGTTCCGGGCGGACGACGACCTCGTTCGTCAGCTCGAAGCGTACGACGCTTCGAAGAGCGAGGTCATGCGGGAGGCGCTCCGGGCGTATCTCGACGAGGGCGAAACGTCCGTAAACACGACTCAAGGGGGTGCAAACGCCGACTCTACCGATTCCATCGCGGAGGAATCCCTCGACGACCTCATCGCGGAGCGCGTCGACGCCCTCATCGCCGACCGACTCGACCGGTCGTTTACGCCACGAGAACCCCAAGACGTGAACGTAAACATCACGCTTGATGGCGATTCTGCGGGCGTGTCACACGAGACGGGGGAAGCCCGTAAGACAGACGAGGCGGACCCCGAAAACGCGTCCGACGCGGCACACGACGCGTGTAAACAGTGCGGGGAAGAGCTCACGCAATCCGACGTGTACTGCCCGAATTGTGGGGAGAAGGCGTCTCACAGGGTGTTCTGTGAATGTGGCGACGAGGTCCGCTCGGACTGGGCGTTCTGCCCCAGCTGTGGTCGGCGGACCACCGCAGCGGACGTTCTCGGAGATACGTAA
- a CDS encoding HNH endonuclease, whose product MSDAPSLQSTGEGYEYVRCRADGADDTVYIHRLLYVAENGLDALPAEYHVHHRTPIPWLNTPANLVAVEPEEHSRHHLHDQPVRQSP is encoded by the coding sequence GTGAGTGACGCCCCGTCGCTTCAGTCCACCGGCGAAGGCTACGAGTACGTTCGCTGTCGTGCCGACGGTGCTGATGATACGGTCTACATCCACCGGCTTCTGTACGTCGCTGAGAACGGCCTCGACGCGCTTCCTGCCGAGTACCATGTTCACCACCGAACGCCGATTCCGTGGCTGAACACGCCCGCGAATCTCGTCGCCGTCGAACCTGAAGAACACTCCCGTCATCACCTGCACGACCAGCCGGTTCGTCAGTCGCCATGA
- a CDS encoding helix-turn-helix domain-containing protein, producing the protein MRRSGSWQSVWDDRILEAIEVDEDGVMSVGDLTENDYIRISNSQISDRCKKLAEHGLLKKVGHGVYMITEEGSAYLREEYDVQQGRFINQDQVEDDSTGVSERSDT; encoded by the coding sequence GTGAGACGAAGCGGTTCGTGGCAAAGCGTCTGGGACGACCGAATTCTCGAAGCCATCGAGGTCGACGAAGATGGTGTGATGAGCGTTGGCGATTTGACTGAAAACGACTACATCAGAATCTCTAACTCCCAAATCTCAGACCGGTGTAAGAAGCTCGCAGAGCATGGACTTCTAAAGAAAGTCGGCCACGGAGTCTACATGATAACCGAGGAGGGAAGCGCCTACCTTCGAGAGGAGTACGACGTTCAGCAGGGGCGTTTCATCAACCAAGACCAAGTAGAAGACGATTCGACAGGCGTGAGCGAGCGAAGCGATACGTAA
- a CDS encoding tyrosine-type recombinase/integrase gives MSDDLESLYPAEAVDLYREGRDDVSDGTMEGQKYRLRAFVAWCEEEGITDLNDVSGRDLYRYRVWRREGGYSGQELKTVTLRGDLSTLRAFLRFCADIDAVPGDLYEQVPLPTTSGANDVSDSTLDADRALEILKHLETYEYASRRHIVVLLLWHTGCRVGALRALDLGDLDLDGDRPRANGPAVRFVHRPEKDTPLKNAEGGERWNSIGGGVAQAVKDYIDGPRVEVTDEYGRPPLVTTEHGRIATSTVRSELYRVTRPCWRGATCPHDRDPETCEATEYAQMSTCPSARSPHDVRSGRVTAFRRQDVDRALVSERLDASEEILDKHYDRRSERGKAEQRRRFFDL, from the coding sequence GTGAGCGACGACCTCGAATCACTATACCCGGCTGAGGCTGTCGACCTCTACCGAGAGGGCCGGGACGACGTGTCCGACGGGACGATGGAAGGCCAGAAGTACCGCCTGCGGGCGTTCGTCGCGTGGTGCGAAGAAGAGGGCATCACGGACCTCAACGACGTGTCTGGTCGGGACCTGTACCGCTATCGAGTGTGGCGGCGAGAAGGCGGCTACTCCGGGCAGGAACTCAAGACGGTCACGTTGCGCGGCGACCTGAGTACGCTCCGGGCGTTCCTGCGCTTCTGTGCTGACATCGACGCCGTTCCGGGCGACCTGTACGAACAGGTCCCACTGCCGACGACATCGGGCGCGAACGACGTGAGCGATTCGACGCTCGACGCCGACCGCGCGCTGGAGATTCTGAAACACCTCGAAACCTACGAGTACGCGAGCCGGCGGCACATCGTGGTGCTGCTTCTGTGGCACACCGGCTGTCGGGTCGGTGCGCTCAGGGCGCTCGACCTCGGTGACCTCGACCTCGACGGCGACCGTCCCCGAGCGAACGGTCCCGCGGTTCGGTTCGTCCATCGACCCGAGAAGGACACCCCGCTGAAGAACGCCGAGGGAGGTGAACGGTGGAACTCCATCGGCGGCGGTGTCGCCCAAGCGGTGAAGGACTACATCGACGGCCCCCGCGTGGAGGTGACCGACGAGTACGGCCGCCCGCCGCTGGTGACGACGGAACACGGCCGGATTGCGACCTCGACGGTTCGCTCTGAGTTGTACCGGGTGACTCGTCCCTGCTGGCGCGGGGCGACGTGTCCGCACGACCGCGACCCGGAGACGTGTGAGGCGACCGAGTACGCCCAGATGAGTACGTGCCCGTCGGCCCGATCTCCGCACGACGTGCGGAGTGGTCGGGTGACGGCGTTCCGGCGACAGGACGTTGACCGGGCGTTGGTCTCCGAACGACTCGACGCGAGCGAGGAGATTCTGGACAAACACTACGACCGCCGGAGCGAGCGCGGGAAGGCGGAGCAACGCCGGAGGTTCTTCGACCTATGA
- a CDS encoding alpha/beta fold hydrolase, with protein sequence MSDSHSIPVDGESVAAEHHPAAGDRWLVFCHGFLSDKSGSYEARCERAVEEGYDAVRFDFRGSGDSDRPFVESTLSTRLADLRAVVDYFEPTSYALFGSSFGGKVALHAATDDRVEAVAKRAPVTYNRAFDDYRAAVADAGELRIDDGHAIDGRFFDDFEQYPFADVSDAIDVPVAMFHGASDTSVPIADTFEAAATLDTDVMVSKFDGEGHRFSAAAERRLLDRLFAWLSER encoded by the coding sequence ATGTCCGACAGCCACTCGATACCCGTCGACGGCGAGTCCGTCGCCGCCGAACACCACCCCGCCGCCGGCGACCGCTGGCTCGTCTTCTGTCACGGCTTTCTGAGCGATAAAAGCGGCAGCTACGAAGCCCGCTGTGAGCGGGCCGTCGAGGAGGGATACGACGCGGTCCGGTTCGACTTCCGGGGCAGCGGCGACTCCGACCGACCGTTCGTCGAGTCGACGTTGAGTACGCGACTGGCCGACCTTCGAGCGGTCGTCGACTACTTCGAACCCACCTCCTATGCGCTGTTCGGCTCCAGTTTCGGCGGGAAGGTCGCACTCCATGCCGCGACCGACGACCGCGTCGAGGCCGTCGCCAAGCGGGCGCCCGTAACCTACAACCGCGCCTTCGACGACTACCGCGCCGCCGTCGCCGATGCGGGCGAACTCCGCATCGACGACGGCCACGCTATCGACGGCCGGTTCTTCGATGACTTCGAGCAGTATCCCTTCGCCGACGTCTCCGACGCCATCGACGTGCCCGTGGCGATGTTTCACGGCGCGTCGGACACCTCGGTCCCGATAGCGGACACCTTCGAGGCGGCGGCGACGCTCGACACCGACGTGATGGTCTCGAAGTTCGACGGGGAGGGCCACCGCTTTTCGGCGGCGGCCGAACGGCGACTGTTGGACCGACTGTTCGCGTGGCTCTCCGAGCGGTAA
- a CDS encoding glycosyltransferase family 87 protein, which produces MPALHRLWARRQRQPRFVAASLAVLAVLLAYPAIQWWLQSAGIAGEFRFYDLGAYRSAVSAWHAGDPLYVPNDDGGYHGSYLYPPVYVLLFAPLSELPFRQAGVAWNALSVALLWGGLQAVVAAYGCRLAWYERGLLLWAILGFHPVILSMRLAQVSVFLAGVLSVALAALIYADRDDGDQRLQYLAGAATAVAGTVKLVYAPTGAHLLANRRRFAAAVLTGVALLAVSLGVFGVDTHRAYLDVLAWGKGWGGGRPPSLWLPAYFRPLYVLGGTLSLVVKLGLSAVVAALAWLAAGEGVDDTVFGLGVGATPLLAPRLYTQDLTLVLPAAVVVLATELRRDGGYPTVPVLAVGLAAVHAYGLYLLVEVLPDRLPFGETLLDAAPMLQPGLWAAVLLAVLAGWRIAESADFGRLRYGLDSNRSHS; this is translated from the coding sequence ATGCCCGCCCTCCATCGGTTGTGGGCACGCCGCCAGCGACAGCCACGGTTCGTCGCCGCGTCGCTGGCCGTGCTCGCCGTCCTGCTCGCGTATCCGGCGATACAGTGGTGGCTCCAGTCGGCCGGTATCGCCGGCGAGTTTCGCTTCTATGACCTCGGCGCCTACCGCAGCGCCGTCAGCGCGTGGCACGCCGGAGACCCCCTGTACGTGCCGAACGACGACGGCGGCTACCACGGCAGTTACCTCTACCCGCCAGTGTACGTCCTGCTGTTCGCGCCGCTGTCGGAACTGCCGTTCCGGCAGGCCGGCGTCGCCTGGAACGCCCTCTCGGTGGCGCTGCTGTGGGGTGGCTTGCAGGCCGTCGTCGCCGCCTACGGCTGCCGGTTGGCGTGGTACGAACGCGGTCTGCTCCTGTGGGCCATCCTCGGCTTTCATCCCGTCATCCTCTCGATGCGACTCGCACAGGTGTCGGTGTTCCTCGCCGGCGTCCTGTCGGTCGCGCTTGCGGCACTCATCTACGCCGACCGCGACGACGGGGACCAACGGCTCCAGTACCTCGCTGGCGCCGCGACGGCGGTCGCCGGAACGGTGAAACTCGTCTACGCTCCCACCGGCGCACACCTCCTCGCGAATCGCCGCCGATTCGCCGCCGCCGTCCTCACGGGGGTGGCGCTTTTGGCCGTCTCGCTTGGCGTCTTCGGCGTCGATACCCACCGCGCGTACCTCGATGTGCTCGCGTGGGGGAAGGGGTGGGGCGGCGGCCGCCCGCCGAGCCTGTGGCTGCCGGCGTACTTCCGGCCGCTGTACGTCCTCGGCGGGACGCTTTCGCTTGTCGTCAAACTCGGACTGTCGGCCGTCGTCGCCGCGCTCGCGTGGCTGGCGGCCGGCGAGGGAGTCGACGACACGGTGTTCGGCCTCGGTGTCGGCGCGACGCCGCTTCTCGCACCGCGACTCTACACACAGGACCTCACGCTCGTGTTACCGGCCGCCGTCGTCGTCCTGGCGACCGAACTCCGACGCGACGGCGGCTACCCGACCGTGCCGGTCCTCGCCGTGGGACTGGCCGCCGTCCACGCCTACGGCCTCTATCTCCTCGTGGAGGTGCTCCCCGACAGACTCCCGTTCGGGGAGACGCTGCTCGACGCCGCACCGATGTTACAGCCCGGACTCTGGGCGGCGGTGCTGCTCGCCGTCTTGGCCGGGTGGCGAATCGCCGAATCCGCCGATTTCGGCCGGCTGAGATACGGTTTGGATTCGAATCGGTCACACAGTTGA